Proteins encoded in a region of the Novibacillus thermophilus genome:
- a CDS encoding AraC family transcriptional regulator: protein MSLVKSLQKAIEYMEDHLLDDITIKDIAKQAHLSPHHFQRTFVILTDVTVAEYLRRRRLTKAAQELLNSDTKVIDLAYKYGYQTPESFAKAFYRQHGLTPSEARRRMGSLQSYNRLTIQVNLKGAEPMHYRLIERDAFQIVGVKKSFECNEKFDQTKEISRFWAQIGQDGTIDRLLGLNDGQIKGLIGATVDYDERGNEIEYWIGTEFKGNTPDGFDRYEVSSVKWAVFEAVGPVTVVVPETWKKIYSEWFPSNDYAHSSAPSLEVYQSPDPSSPTAKTEIWVPVK, encoded by the coding sequence ATGTCATTAGTAAAATCATTACAAAAAGCGATTGAATACATGGAAGACCATCTGTTAGACGACATCACCATCAAAGATATTGCCAAACAAGCACATCTGTCTCCTCATCATTTTCAACGCACTTTTGTCATTCTGACGGATGTCACTGTTGCAGAATACTTGAGGAGGCGCCGCCTGACTAAAGCAGCTCAAGAGTTATTGAACAGCGATACAAAAGTCATTGACCTTGCCTATAAATATGGATATCAAACACCTGAATCCTTTGCCAAAGCCTTCTACAGGCAACACGGGCTGACGCCCAGCGAAGCGCGTAGAAGAATGGGAAGCTTGCAATCGTATAACCGCCTGACGATACAAGTGAATTTGAAAGGAGCCGAACCGATGCATTATCGTCTGATAGAACGAGATGCCTTCCAGATCGTAGGGGTGAAGAAGTCGTTTGAATGTAACGAAAAATTCGATCAGACTAAAGAGATCAGTCGTTTTTGGGCTCAGATTGGCCAGGACGGCACCATTGACCGATTGTTAGGCTTGAACGATGGCCAGATAAAGGGTTTAATTGGGGCGACAGTGGATTATGACGAAAGGGGCAATGAGATTGAGTATTGGATAGGCACTGAATTCAAAGGGAATACACCTGATGGATTCGACAGGTACGAAGTATCTTCCGTAAAATGGGCGGTTTTTGAAGCTGTGGGACCTGTAACCGTTGTGGTTCCGGAGACATGGAAAAAAATATATTCAGAGTGGTTTCCGTCCAACGATTATGCACATAGCAGTGCACCGTCCCTGGAAGTATATCAAAGCCCTGACCCGTCCAGCCCCACAGCCAAAACTGAAATCTGGGTCCCGGTCAAATAG
- a CDS encoding helix-turn-helix transcriptional regulator, with the protein MKTRKGTLRNNLHVLRAERKWTQKYVAEQLGVTRQTVHALEANKYNPSLILAFEISQLYGKKIEDIFTYEKKGGNEKR; encoded by the coding sequence TTGAAAACAAGAAAAGGGACTTTGCGCAACAACTTACACGTGTTAAGGGCTGAAAGGAAATGGACGCAGAAGTATGTCGCAGAACAACTTGGCGTGACGAGGCAGACGGTGCACGCCCTTGAAGCCAACAAATACAATCCGTCGCTCATATTAGCGTTTGAAATTTCTCAACTATACGGGAAAAAAATCGAAGACATTTTTACTTATGAAAAGAAAGGAGGGAACGAGAAACGATGA
- a CDS encoding TetR/AcrR family transcriptional regulator gives MDQRDQKKQRIDQLFDDILKPHNQMTEKQRRILEVSLEMFAEKGYNGVSTNEIAQRANVAEATIFKHFKTKKGLFLNIVVPALAKAATPAIKQTLKEIVNSEKPLNELLKALIHDRVQLFDDNWPLVKVIVRESQYHPEIWQAINYYVANKVYKIIEEVVKSKQETGQLRRDIPAYVIVRTVISNVLGYVMLKHFIPDVMQREHEETEIGMVVDVLLNGITSNANGRP, from the coding sequence GTGGACCAACGCGATCAAAAAAAACAACGAATTGACCAACTATTTGACGACATCCTTAAGCCACACAACCAAATGACGGAGAAACAGCGCCGCATTTTGGAAGTGAGTCTTGAAATGTTTGCAGAGAAAGGCTATAATGGGGTTTCGACAAATGAAATTGCCCAAAGAGCTAATGTGGCGGAAGCGACTATTTTTAAACATTTCAAGACGAAAAAAGGGCTATTTCTTAATATTGTGGTACCTGCTCTGGCAAAAGCTGCTACACCAGCCATTAAGCAAACGTTGAAGGAGATCGTAAACAGCGAAAAACCGTTAAATGAACTGTTGAAAGCATTAATCCACGACAGGGTACAACTTTTCGACGACAATTGGCCGCTCGTGAAAGTTATCGTACGGGAGTCCCAGTATCATCCAGAAATATGGCAGGCCATCAACTATTATGTGGCGAATAAAGTGTATAAAATTATTGAGGAAGTCGTTAAATCGAAGCAAGAGACCGGCCAGCTGCGCCGGGACATCCCGGCTTATGTGATTGTTCGGACTGTTATTTCCAACGTATTAGGTTATGTGATGCTCAAACACTTCATCCCCGATGTCATGCAGCGTGAGCATGAAGAAACAGAAATCGGGATGGTGGTCGACGTTTTACTAAACGGGATAACGTCCAATGCGAATGGGCGCCCGTAG
- a CDS encoding ABC transporter permease, with product MGKRLWALVKKEFIQLKRDRRTLAMLIILPVLWLVAFGYAVNFDIEELRVAWIDEADNESSRKLWDHLQKNEHFQLIGTNWSRNLAKEAMEDGEIDAAVIIPKNYEWLSAKSKPLVWVDGSELFSSQSFVRYFQEAWGDVQQDHFEAVKSDVRETMTETGGSMEVDVGQLPQFQELTREIPAEQLPHFHESLKRGLQEQIQDNLDNRIEQVMEIFPNMSEVQPEVDILYNPDMKTVHFMIPGLVGLVLIFITTLMTALGIVKEKERGTLEQLAVSPLSSFELMLGKVLPYVLIALVDFLVVFAIGVWWFDVPFKGDVLPFFAVSLAFLVCSLGIGLLVSTVSETQQQAMQLAIFTLVPQFILSGFVFPLEAIPWGIRWISYLMPLTYYVPISRGVFLKGTEMAAFVQPALILTGLAVFVILIASLRFRRKLG from the coding sequence ATGGGGAAGCGATTATGGGCATTGGTCAAGAAGGAGTTTATTCAACTCAAGCGCGATCGCAGAACGTTGGCCATGTTGATCATATTGCCGGTGCTGTGGCTCGTCGCATTTGGATATGCTGTTAACTTTGACATTGAAGAACTGCGGGTCGCATGGATCGATGAGGCCGATAATGAGTCAAGCAGGAAGTTGTGGGATCACTTACAGAAAAACGAACATTTTCAATTGATAGGGACCAATTGGTCGCGCAACCTGGCGAAGGAAGCGATGGAAGACGGAGAAATCGATGCAGCTGTCATCATACCAAAAAACTATGAATGGCTGTCTGCCAAAAGTAAACCCCTTGTTTGGGTGGACGGAAGCGAACTGTTTTCCTCCCAATCATTCGTCCGCTATTTTCAAGAGGCATGGGGAGATGTCCAGCAAGATCACTTTGAGGCGGTTAAATCAGATGTGCGGGAAACCATGACTGAGACTGGTGGAAGTATGGAGGTTGATGTTGGTCAACTTCCTCAGTTTCAAGAGTTGACCCGTGAAATTCCTGCTGAACAGTTGCCCCATTTTCACGAAAGTTTAAAAAGAGGGTTACAAGAACAGATACAGGATAACCTGGACAATCGGATAGAACAGGTGATGGAGATCTTCCCCAACATGTCCGAGGTGCAGCCGGAAGTGGACATTTTGTACAATCCCGACATGAAGACGGTCCACTTCATGATCCCGGGACTGGTCGGTCTCGTGCTCATTTTCATTACGACGCTCATGACAGCTTTAGGCATCGTGAAGGAAAAGGAACGCGGAACGCTGGAACAACTTGCGGTATCACCGCTGTCATCGTTTGAACTGATGCTCGGTAAAGTGTTACCGTACGTATTGATTGCCCTTGTCGACTTTTTGGTGGTGTTTGCCATCGGGGTCTGGTGGTTCGATGTCCCGTTCAAAGGAGACGTCCTTCCGTTTTTTGCTGTGTCACTTGCTTTCCTCGTCTGCAGTTTAGGGATTGGACTGCTCGTGTCGACCGTTTCAGAAACACAACAACAAGCAATGCAGCTGGCCATCTTTACACTTGTGCCACAGTTTATTCTCTCCGGTTTTGTATTTCCCCTGGAGGCCATCCCGTGGGGGATACGCTGGATCTCTTATTTAATGCCGCTCACGTATTACGTGCCCATAAGCCGCGGCGTTTTCTTAAAAGGGACGGAAATGGCGGCGTTCGTACAGCCAGCACTCATTCTAACCGGATTAGCTGTATTCGTCATACTGATCGCCAGTTTAAGATTTCGCCGGAAGTTGGGGTGA
- the thpR gene encoding RNA 2',3'-cyclic phosphodiesterase, giving the protein MIKTEHPHIFVAVPLPDEIKSVLSEWSHTLRRQWPFRKWVHPSDYHITLQFLGACPPAQVETVKQHLSQALPPLPSFTLGLKGLNVFGQRRKPRILWADVTGDKHTLAHLQQHVASTLERIGFPREQRPYRPHITLAKHYRKDHFSFDQLSSYTVTETKDLEWRVQEIVLYQTHLGRTPMYEPLQTYSFTETE; this is encoded by the coding sequence ATGATCAAAACTGAACACCCGCACATTTTTGTCGCGGTCCCGCTTCCCGACGAGATTAAATCTGTTCTGTCCGAATGGTCCCATACCTTGCGGCGACAGTGGCCGTTCCGCAAATGGGTCCATCCCTCCGACTACCATATCACGCTACAATTTCTCGGTGCCTGCCCACCCGCCCAGGTGGAAACGGTGAAACAACACTTGTCCCAAGCGTTGCCGCCGTTGCCGTCGTTCACACTGGGCCTTAAAGGGCTGAACGTGTTTGGTCAACGCCGTAAACCCCGCATTCTGTGGGCGGACGTCACTGGTGACAAACACACATTGGCGCACTTGCAACAGCATGTTGCCTCCACATTGGAACGTATCGGATTTCCCCGGGAACAGCGGCCATACCGGCCCCACATCACACTGGCGAAACACTACCGGAAGGATCATTTCTCCTTCGACCAGCTGTCATCGTACACCGTTACGGAGACAAAGGACCTTGAATGGCGCGTGCAGGAAATCGTCCTGTACCAAACCCATCTCGGACGAACGCCCATGTACGAACCGCTGCAGACTTACTCTTTTACAGAAACTGAATGA
- a CDS encoding ABC transporter ATP-binding protein, which yields MTLLYVEALSVQYERERALSDVSFDLDRGTVLGVVGADGAGKTSLLRSVVGLLKPSAGRVHLNPGTRLGYVPQQFSLYGEMSLEENMSFFGTLNGLSRGTLKKRIDELLEFTGLAPFRNHLAEDLSGGMKQKLSLAVSLLHWPEFVVFDELTNGVDPVSRRELWELIGKVRQDGVAVLVSTQYLDEAERCDRVLLLHEGEKIRYGSPKELRCTFPYTLWALPDSGKRRMELELLTERPGIVNVYARGNDTVLAVDDEQKAQESLEKWKCQAEYRGVVEERKPSMEDVFIALVEKGEGTRDDSSASHS from the coding sequence ATGACGTTACTCTATGTTGAAGCATTAAGTGTCCAGTACGAGCGTGAACGCGCGTTGTCGGACGTGTCTTTTGATTTAGATCGGGGAACCGTCCTTGGCGTAGTGGGTGCAGATGGAGCGGGAAAGACGAGTTTGCTTCGCTCCGTTGTCGGTTTGTTGAAGCCGTCTGCCGGTCGTGTGCACCTAAATCCCGGCACTCGACTCGGTTATGTACCGCAGCAGTTTAGTTTATACGGCGAAATGAGTCTTGAAGAAAACATGTCGTTTTTCGGAACATTGAACGGGTTGAGTAGAGGGACCCTTAAAAAGCGCATAGATGAACTACTCGAATTTACGGGTCTTGCCCCCTTTCGCAACCACTTGGCTGAAGATTTGTCAGGTGGAATGAAGCAAAAGTTGAGTCTGGCAGTCTCCCTGCTGCACTGGCCGGAGTTTGTTGTTTTTGATGAACTGACGAACGGGGTCGATCCCGTTTCCCGGCGGGAGTTGTGGGAGTTAATCGGGAAAGTGCGACAGGACGGGGTAGCGGTTCTCGTTTCCACCCAGTATTTGGACGAAGCGGAACGGTGTGACCGTGTACTTTTGTTGCACGAAGGTGAGAAGATTCGGTACGGCAGCCCAAAGGAGCTCCGCTGTACATTTCCTTACACATTGTGGGCGCTGCCGGACAGCGGTAAACGGCGAATGGAACTTGAGCTTTTGACTGAACGCCCCGGGATTGTGAATGTGTATGCCCGAGGAAATGATACGGTGTTAGCTGTCGATGACGAACAAAAGGCTCAAGAATCGTTGGAGAAGTGGAAATGTCAAGCGGAGTACCGAGGCGTCGTAGAGGAGCGTAAACCGTCGATGGAGGATGTCTTTATCGCACTCGTGGAAAAAGGGGAGGGTACTCGGGATGATTCATCTGCATCACATTCGTAA
- a CDS encoding nuclear transport factor 2 family protein, whose amino-acid sequence MTAHSENIQVECAENCGNSPKKRLLKDLTIAFAKSDIRFCVDCVADDVVWHIVGDKRIRGKGDFETALNQMKDREVQQMHIHNIITHGNTGSVNGTLILNDKQSVAFCDVYNFKGFGKNSKIKLITSYVVKTS is encoded by the coding sequence GTGACGGCTCATTCTGAAAACATACAGGTAGAATGCGCGGAGAATTGTGGAAACTCTCCTAAAAAGAGGCTGCTTAAGGACCTTACAATCGCTTTTGCCAAAAGTGACATACGATTCTGTGTTGATTGTGTCGCGGATGACGTTGTTTGGCATATCGTCGGTGATAAGAGGATTCGGGGAAAAGGTGATTTTGAGACAGCCCTGAATCAAATGAAAGATCGTGAGGTCCAACAAATGCATATTCACAACATCATCACACACGGAAACACCGGCTCTGTAAATGGCACTTTGATACTAAACGATAAGCAAAGCGTCGCTTTTTGTGATGTATACAACTTCAAAGGGTTTGGCAAAAATTCAAAAATTAAGTTAATCACCTCGTATGTTGTTAAAACATCTTAA
- a CDS encoding ABC transporter ATP-binding protein — protein MIHLHHIRKQFGHFTAVDDVTLSIEKGTVYGLLGANGAGKTTLIKIMCGLLDPTSGTGTIFGHDLVRERNRIKQSIGYMSQKFSLYQDLTVSENIAFYARLYGIEKPETRARELSEQFDVYTFKDKVVYSLSSGVRQRVAFACALVHAPKLLFLDEPTSGVDPLARRKVWKWLYRLAADGMSIVVTTHYMDEAEHCDRIALMNAGRIVAEGTLDTLRKGLPVQLHSLEDIFVHVMREDVNR, from the coding sequence ATGATTCATCTGCATCACATTCGTAAACAGTTTGGACACTTCACCGCTGTCGACGATGTCACCCTTTCTATCGAAAAGGGAACCGTTTACGGCTTGCTGGGAGCGAACGGAGCAGGAAAAACGACGTTAATAAAAATTATGTGCGGCTTACTGGATCCTACATCGGGAACAGGAACGATTTTCGGACATGATCTCGTGAGAGAGCGAAACCGAATCAAGCAGTCCATTGGCTACATGTCACAAAAGTTTTCTTTGTACCAGGACCTTACCGTAAGTGAAAATATCGCGTTTTACGCTCGCCTATACGGAATCGAAAAGCCCGAAACTCGAGCGCGGGAGTTATCGGAACAATTCGACGTTTACACTTTTAAGGATAAAGTGGTATACTCTCTGAGCAGTGGCGTGCGTCAACGAGTGGCCTTTGCATGTGCCCTCGTCCACGCTCCGAAGTTGCTGTTTTTGGACGAGCCGACGAGTGGCGTCGACCCTTTAGCCCGCCGAAAAGTGTGGAAGTGGTTGTACCGTCTCGCCGCAGACGGGATGTCGATTGTCGTGACGACGCACTATATGGACGAAGCGGAACATTGTGACCGGATCGCCTTGATGAATGCGGGGCGAATTGTGGCCGAAGGGACGCTCGACACATTGCGGAAGGGGCTTCCCGTCCAGTTACATTCATTAGAAGATATCTTCGTACACGTGATGCGAGAGGACGTGAACCGATAG